Within Crassostrea angulata isolate pt1a10 chromosome 2, ASM2561291v2, whole genome shotgun sequence, the genomic segment ACTTGTGCTTACTAAGACACGAATGCTTCCATTTTCTGCTTCCATGTCTTTTCGGATGAATTTCTTCACATCGTCAGGAGTTTTACTGTGATACATATTAACTAATGAAGTTGTCGATCCAAATTCTTGAACCAGGGCACAGTAAACAATGGAACATTCTTTAATTGTATTGCAAAAAATTAGATGCTTTGGGAAGTCTTTACCTTTATTTTTCAGACCACTAAATTTAAAATCTAAACTGTCCTCCACTTCAGAAttgtttttgactttttttacAGATATGTTAATGTTATTTCTGTCTGGACTGTCCACTATCACACAAGGATTCATTTTAAAACAGagacttttcataattttgcgTCGGTTAGTGGGACTGGCTGTTGCGGTTAATGCAAGAACTGGAGTTGCTGGGCACAAAGAGCGTAGTTCTCCAACTCTAGAAAAGCACTCCCTAAAAGGCTCCTCTTCATTATGACTCTCTCCCCTTGgtaaacaaatcaaaaataattacctaagatgcaaaatcaaataaaatttaataataaaattaatttacatttataaaccTATATAGAATACGAAACTTTTAATCACAAGATAATAAAACAATCTGTACTTGTGTACTTGCGCATATAATTATTTGAATCACATAGTTATCTTTAGAAAATTAAGATGGTATGAAAGAAACTGATTATAAGTTTTTGAACATAAAATTTCTTACCACTGCAAAATGGTGTGAGCTTCGTCGACGACAATTAAGCCCAGTTTTCTGGCGAATAAAGGGTGCCGAAACAACTCTCTCCACTTTATAGTGTCAATAAGAATTTCCGGACTCCGATATATAAACGTGTATTTCCCAGCAATGACATCGTTTACATGCATTTGGGAACTTTTTATGTATATAGCAGAGATATTTAGCTTGTTCAATCTTTCAACCTGCTCCTCCAATATGCTTTGGAGTGGTGCTAACACTACTGTCACACTTTCGTTTAATATGCCGATGCCTTCATATATTACTGTTTTGCCACTTCCAGTTTTAGTCCCCACAAACACATCACGTTTTTCAGACAAATCATTTATGGCTTGTTGTTGGAAATCGGTTAATTTTTCGATTCCAAGTTTGGTCCGAATAATCTCGGCGGAGGTGGCCATTGTATATCTTTTGCTACCGAAACGGatataaaagctttttttcTATTGGCTAATCTCTGCGATCAGAATTATCGTTCTTTTCAAGCAAAGTTCAGACGGCGCCACCTGTGACCGGAAATTTGCAATGCATATCGGCCAAGGGTTTATGAGAAGCGTAGTGTATtggaaacccttggctagcgaagatgtgtGTTTACGTAGACAGGCttacttttttaatcaaatgtaaaCCTTTCAATCAAGCAGAAAGTGACATAACGCAAAAAAAGTCCACCCTAGACATATAGATTTTGTACAAAAGTTTCCTGCACATTGTGAATTCCGCTGAAAAGCAATTTGTTCCCATTGAGTAAACAAATTGGTatgaaataaggaaattaggggTGAAATTGAAGTCATAGATATACTAGCCAGACTAGATAGctgtttatttttgtcaatgtaaacaaagtgcgCTGATCTTTATCAACATATTTGGAGCAATAATGTTTTTGCTTTGAAAACAGTGGTATTGTTTTGAAATGTTGTAGGCCTCAAcgttataaaaaacaaaaatgttcactagtttaaacatttttttgttcattctaCTTTCTGTCTCTTTACTCTggagttgaaaaaaaatccggtaattatttaaatgaaattacactcaaataattttcaaaattttgtaccGAATTTAAATTGTTCACTTACATCTCCACGACAGAACCGTTCCTCTTTGTTCCTCTAACATCGAACTTTTTCTCTGCAAACACGGACGTACGGACCTCTGGGGTGATTGACAAGAGGATGTTTTCTACTTCAATGAGATTGTTGAAAGATATCACCAATtcaacaaattattttgaacaaaatcttTGAATAGTGTGTTTAATAAATGCAAGCGAAGTTTGATGGGGCGCTTCCACCCTGGTTAagcaaattatgtaaatatataacaatatgTAATCAGAACTATGTGGTGTATTTACtggtgttttgttgttgttgtttttttggttGCTGATGGTTTTTTTCCAATATTCATAACGATCCAAAATTATTAATCACAAGTGTTGTTTTTCTCCATCAATATCAATACTGAATGTTTCAAAGCTTTTACCTCTCAAAGGAGACGGACTCGACCAGTCCCTCGAACACCTCCACCTCCTCGTCTTCAAAATTCACCGGCTGCAGATAAAATAGGTTGTTATGTATAACGAATAaccttttaaaattatattgttcTTTTTCAACCGCATTTATTGTGCTTAAGATTTggagtaatacatgtatttgaatattaaaagatgaataAGGTGTATTACCCCAAACAAAGTGGATGGTGTTGAATTGTAACATCGTTGAATCATTTGCTGGTCGGATGCAAAACAATATTGAACACCTCTCCAACTGGGGCGTTTGGGGATTTGGCGATCTCAACCCAGAGGGTAAGACGGGCTGTTCTCCCCTCATACCCCAGCTGGAGGGCCCGCCTCTCTTTAGATGTTGTTGTGTAAGACATCTCTCCAATCTgcaaagataaaattaaaaatgattattaaaacattcagacttaaaaaaattgcaatggcGTCAGAACCGGAGAAAAGAAGGGACTAGGAGAACTTATCCACTCCTCTCTTTTTTTGCAAGGTAGACATTttcataattcatgtaaatgaaagtaattattttttagaagcAGGCTAAAGAGGAGTCACACTAGTCCcttaagattttcaaaatatagttaaatcGTTTTCCTTCTgcgaacaaaaaaaaacaaattaagaaaTTTGGGGTCTTAATTATCAACTTTTTGGAAACTCGTGGTTTTTCCTTACATTAGCCTGATTTAACTTTGTGACGTGTGAACTCGCTCACCGTGGACTCATATGTGACTAATCAATGATCTTTATATATGAGTTATTATCAATAAACGCAGAAATAAAATTCAAGAATAATCAAGAATTTTCTTGtgttgaaaaatgatttttttttcaattgtaacaATAAACACATATCTGAAGAATACAAAAACACTTAACTCCCACCTAGAAATTATTTGATTTCTGAGTAAAACACAATCAAAGAACTGGTCATACTTAAATGTTGTCCTTCctgttacacataagaaaatacaaattataataaattgaagCAAAATAATATTCCAAAATTTCCTCAGACAATATTGTGAAAGCATGACAAATAAAGAACCAGTAACATTTATTCAATGAAACAAAAGCAAAATACAAATTACAATAATATAATAGAAAACTTTCAAACAGGTAAACATTTAGTTagttattttcacaattttacagAATAAAAAGATAAGTGCTTATTTTTGATCAGAAATAAAACTCTATGCATATGTGTAGACCCAAACCTAAACGAAATATACAcaagcaatatatttttatatttatggtGCTGTAACAGGAAAGACAGCCTCGCAACAGGAAAGACAGTACGTTGTATTAAACAAGTCTCTCCTGTTACAAAATCGGAACTCTGATTTAAAGTTGATTAATAGTAAACTTAGCATCAATCTCACAGTTTGGAGTCAATTAATATGCTGTTAAAATATAGATGAACCTTAAACAATACCATTAGATACTGTGATAAAAGTTGTATAATCTTTACAGTAGAAGGTGTAACAGGAAAGAACAAAATAAGCAACAGAAGGGACTTCTTGTGTACATTCAGATCAAAATCTTCATTTGGTTAAacactgaatataaaaaatccTGAAAAGAATAAGATAGGGTATCGTACAAGATCTGCCCCCTAAACcttgaaaaatcaaaacaataaacTAAGAGTTGATACGTCTAATAATGCATGTACAATACCTAAACTTTTCCATCATAGTGAAGATTTGAAAGTTCTTGTCCCATTTGATTCAATTTGGATTGCTACTCTATTTCCTTTAATGAGATTTTGTCTGAAAAACGTCACAAAATACTGAAAATTCGATGTGAGCGGAAGCAAGAACCGCAATCATACTTTGAGTATAAGGAAAGTCAAATATCATTGACTGATGATAAAAATATGAACGTGGTTCTCTCCTCCGCTCatgtgtttattttgaaaataatgacaaaaaaatcgATCAGGGAAATATTGAGATTATATACGAGATTATTCCGGAATTGTCAGAAATCCTTTTGTAGCAAATTCCGGAGTGTGTTGTTTATTCCTTaaacataaaatcaataaaacgaaTAAGAAATCAGTCCGCTAATATAACAGAATAATTTTAACTGTagataaattttataattaaagcaGTAAGCGTTTTGATAGGTTTTTATTTTACGCTGCCTAGCTTACTTCCGGTGTTATTTTGGCGGTCGAAACAAGTTGTCGGCTGCAATAAACATTACAATTTGTGACGATGAAGCTTTGCGCTGCAATATGCCGGTAagtaattaattcagttatcaTTTTTCCtaattattaaaatgatgatcaaATATCTGATACTAAAAGCGTTAAACGGAAATATTGTTTACACATTCACTGACGTGTTACATTCCTATCagtaatccgagattcctctgactctaacccccgcttttatattgtaaCTCCCCCGCAAGTCACAATAAAAAAGCgggggttagagtcagaggaatttCGGAATATCCTATCAGACGATCATGATACATTTTCATTACGATGTattgcgggtttttttttttcaaaattaatgcaGATGAATTCCTTTAAgcatatatgcatgtacaagaACTGGGGAGATAATTATATCACGGACACTGAAactcaaattaaatgaaaatatatatactgtaatgTATGAATGTATAAAATGCACTACAATAGACccatccacactttacaaaagttatgtcccttggccgctATCTTTAGGGAAAAGCCAATAGgtttctcacagtagcctttgaaGTTTAGAGGTTTAGAGGTTTGTAACTTTgtcatttgataataaaattctGTTTTCGTTGTGTAATTTGATTGCCCCAGGATGAGGCAACCCACACATTGAAGAAATATACtcaattcaaaaagattttatcACAGGAAGCCCAAATATTTGGTAgcatttaaaaagaagaaaaaagtttggtttttcccttttgacctttgggttgaccccgcaaagggaaacaacttttgcaaagtgtagATTggactttaacattacatgtatatatttacattaagtTCAATTGTCGATTCATCATCACTGATCATGGGTGATGTGGGTGATGTGTAGGTTTGAAATTCACAGTTCTAAGTAAGTCCCATGGTTATGTATTTGTGTGTTCATTgtctttttgtttcaaaaatgtccaATCCACATCAATAAATGCACAAGTAATGTTTTAGTtgaaacaaaggaaaatgtgtatgacaatatacatgtaggccATTACCCCTCTCCCATAAACTCTACAAAAACAAAAGATGCAAAATACTTAAATACATGAAATGGCCCCAGCCATTTAAGCTGCATGATATATTAatattgtttacttttaaaCCAACTCTCCAATGCATGTTCATCATAATGgattatacacatgtatctaaaattaaatgttatttatgaaactttcaattaatgaaatataagTTTAGAATCATTTAacataatgatataataaaacaatatgtgTGTGTATTAATTACTGGAGATGAATCTCCATTTAACAGcaacatcaatattattaacTCTACTTAAATGAACCCTTTTCAATTCATGATTTCATTTAGTTAATATGTGCATGTGACACTTTTTGTAAATAGTAGTCAAACCAATAACATTTGTGAAGTTTAGCATGGGTGAATACAGAAATGATGtgaactagatgctgtcataatacatgtaccggcaCTCAAGTGCTGTCCCTACCTAAATTACTCTCATTGGTAACTGTggatgtataatattttttgatcaGTCAGTCTGTTAATTAGTCCACTGCACAGAATTTTCCAAAACTTTACAGCAAAGTAGGACACAAAAGTGTAGGCGCATTTTACTAGAAACatatttattatacaatttttctcTTGTCAGAAGACAATATGACATTCTTGTGTAATTAACAGATAACTCTTTTCATCCAAATCTCCACACATGTATAACCCCTTTTTTCATAACATGTTTTCAGCTAAATTCACTTCAGCAGTTTTCAGAAGATTgaaaaagtaataatttttaaatgaatttccaAATCAAGTTTTATGTGACAAAGGCATTATGTCCCTTttattcattatcaaaaaatgcCAGACATATCTTGACATCACATTTACCTGGTATTTGTGGTTCtttgttatattatatttttcccATTGGAATTTCAGAATAATATCTGAAGTTACACAGTTAATATTCTAAGAAAAGTAACACATGTAAAAGATTGACTCATATCAtgtttctgcaatttatacATGCACGTAAAATGCATAATATACCCCGTTTACCTCAAACAAGTGAACGACTTCACCCATTGTATTTGAACATGtcataaataaatgtttctgcctgaaaggtaaaaaaaaaacccttagtAAACTCGTAAATGAATGTCCTGTCATACTACTTGTTTGTGTAGTAAATAATACTTCATGAATAGTCATGTATACATACTAAATATATTCAACAATGTACATACATAAacaaatgcaatattttgaaaataaaaatgtaccgGTAATACAGTGTATACTGGTAgttcattttttgttatatttgatgATTAGttgattgatttttaaacaacttaaccTCTTTTTCAGATATGCCCAAGTCATACAAATGTGCTGTTTGTGGTAGGACACATTTGAAGCAGAGGCGACCTATCAAAACAAAAGAGCTGAAAAGATATGTGACTAAATTAATCAATAGAGAAATTCATATTGATGATGTGATTTGTAATAAGTGTAGAGCTCAGTGCAGTAAAACTGTGATTAAATCAGAAAAGACACAAAAAGAAGCGTCCCT encodes:
- the LOC128173541 gene encoding uncharacterized protein LOC128173541, encoding MATSAEIIRTKLGIEKLTDFQQQAINDLSEKRDVFVGTKTGSGKTVIYEGIGILNESVTVVLAPLQSILEEQVERLNKLNISAIYIKSSQMHVNDVIAGKYTFIYRSPEILIDTIKWRELFRHPLFARKLGLIVVDEAHTILQWGESHNEEEPFRECFSRVGELRSLCPATPVLALTATASPTNRRKIMKSLCFKMNPCVIVDSPDRNNINISVKKVKNNSEVEDSLDFKFSGLKNKGKDFPKHLIFCNTIKECSIVYCALVQEFGSTTSLVNMYHSKTPDDVKKFIRKDMEAENGSIRVLVSTSSAGMGVNFKDLQNIVHFSPPQDMDTFIQQMGRAGRDGKFSQELILYKSHKNQMKNLDHEMMKLITTDSDCRREIIAECYLTKKP